A genomic window from Papaver somniferum cultivar HN1 unplaced genomic scaffold, ASM357369v1 unplaced-scaffold_15, whole genome shotgun sequence includes:
- the LOC113335615 gene encoding uncharacterized protein LOC113335615, which yields MLLTQVGEKVERAVAKDGPCQLGRRHERKNILWQISICGWSDTLVFFTYYESIVKIYLSEALLSVGWFFLVCGSLVEQEHHRLTSNGTMLHLSSVKKHDTYDAPIKLKRKI from the exons ATGCTTCTTACACAG GTTGGTGAAAAGGTTGAGCGCGCTGTTGCAAAAGATGGGCCCTGCCAGCTTGGTCGAAG GCATGAAAGAAAAAACATTCTGTGGCAAATTTCTATCTGTGGTTGGTCTGATACACTTGTTttttt TACCTATTATGAAAGCATTGTAAAGATCTACCTGAGCGAAGCTCTCCTTTCTGTTGGATGGTTTTTTTTGGTCTGTGGTAGCTTGGTTGAG CAGGAACATCATAGATTAACATCCAATGGAACCATGCTTCATCTTTCAAG CGTGAAGAAACACGACACCTATGATGCTCCTATCAAACTTAAAAGGAAAATATAA